TACTAATTTGAGCTAGGAGTTTAGCAAATGCAGCGTTTCTTGTGGATAGCAAAACAATGTGTGACCAACACGTTGATGCATCGACTAGAACCATGAAATATCGAAATGGTCTGCACTCTAGTTTGATAGGTCCACAAATATCACCTTGGATTCTTTGTAGGAATGGAATGTCACGCCCAAATTTTTGAAAACCCCAATTTTTGAAAATTTATCCTTTCGAAAATTGGGGTTTTCAAAAATTTGGGCATGATGTAACTCAAAATCTTAAAATTCCAAAACTTGCTCAACAACTTCCAAACTAAAAACAAACACTGGAATTGTAAACATCAACAAACTCATTAACCGAGTTAAATATTATGTCTCCTTAATTACAACAACTTCAAAAGTCTAATAATAAAAAGTCGCTCACAAGAGCTTAAAAACAACCGCCATGATATACAAAAAGTACAGCACCTAAAACCCAGCTCCTAAGCCACTGCCTCAACCCTGTTGATCATCATCTGCAGGTCTAACCCCTACACCATAAATTGGTGCACCAGGTTGTAAACAACAAACCTGGTAAGCTTAAAAAGCTCGTACGAGTAACTCTCAAAATAAAACTCAACAATTCCAACATCACATAAGATAACACTAGAAATTCCTGCATTAATAACTTAATTCGGCAATCACCTAAAAGTAAGAGAATTTAAAAGAAATAATTAAGAGAACACAACAATTTAAAATCACTCAAAATCATAACTGAATCCTGCAAAAAACGTAGTTTAGGATTCCACTAAAAATCACACAAAATTAAAGAATCTCTTGCATTAAGCATAGTTCAGAAGATACTTAAACAAGGAATTTAAATGACAACATATAAGAACATCACACAATCATTTCTCAATCCTTATTTATGAGTTCGTCAACGCATAGTCATCCCTCATAAGCGACTAGACAAATACATACTCATGGGTTCATCAACACATAGTCATCCCCCATGAAGTACCGACAGACTAGAGCTCTAAACTGACCGTAATCAATCACCCGACCAAGGCTTGGTTCCCGGTCCACCACAAAGGCTCTTAATCTAATACACACAATCACCACTAAGGCACACATCCACAACTAATACAAAAATAACCACATCAATAGAACCAGACAAGCGACACCTCACTATAATATACCTTTTCACAAAGAGATATATATACACACACATAGATTTTCTCACAAGAATAATCTACCAAGAACTAAAGATATTATAGTCACTAGAATCTTAAAAATAATCATTTAAAAAGAAAACTTGTTTTCTCTTACTTATGAGCCATTGACGATCAAGCTCGTATATTTTAAAATAAACAGAAAGGAAAACATAATTTTTAAATCATTATCATCATCACAATCATCATAATCATCAATATTTTCATCAACATTATCATCATCATAATCATCAACATTTTCATCAACATAATCAATATCAACCTCATCATAATAATCATTATCATCATCAAAATAATCATTATCATCTTCATCATAATAATCATATCATCCTCATCATAATAATTCATTATCATCAAAATCATCATTATCATCAAACAATAATAATTTGGGTCCCAAAGTGAAAGTTGGTGAGATTTTACTCATTTTAACTCCCGCTGCGTCTTCACACAAACACAAAGAAAAGCTCAAACCAAGCTCCCGATAACCACCTATTAATAAATTGTTCACTTTAGTAACCAACATGACCAAAACACTTCCCCCTTGAACCAAGACTCTACCCTTGACCCAAGGTCTTGTCCTTCAAGACAACCCTTCTTCCGAGACCTCCTAAGGTCATAGGAACCCTCAACCAACCTATTGAAAAAGGTTAACAAGATTTTCAAAACTCAAACACCAAAGCTTAACAACCTCTCACGATTCTCAACTTAGTCTTAAACCTAAGATGCAAACCTTGATCATAACATAACCTCGTGACATGTCAACATGCTTGTATCGACGAACACAAGCTAACAGTTACTCCTAACCTACCAACCCCTGCCGGACGCGCCGCCACTCACCACAACAAATGTCGCTGAGTGGGCCCCACACGCCACCCCAAAACTTTCAAATTTGGGCAAACTCAAAACACGAAACTTGTAGATGGAAGAGAGGGGAGCATCTTTTATACCTGAGGTTTCAACCGGTTTGGTCGGAATCGGCCGGAAAATACCTCGAACAGTACCACGAATTCAAGTTTCAAATATGCAAATTCGGGGATCAAAACTCCAAAATCGTGTTTCAATCTACACCTAGCCACAACCAGAAGAGGAAAAGGACCAAAACTCACCTAGGGTCGCCGCCGTAAACGGCGTTTTCCAATCTCGGCAACGCTACCGACTCCGACCGAAGGACATCGATTACTGGCGTCGTCTCCGGCTTCACCACTGTGCCACACTGCCCTAGACTTGGAAGCGGTGGTCCTACGAACCCAACGAGACCGGCGGAGTCCCAAACGGCAACCGGATGGCTGAGTTCCAAGTTGGTGAAGGTGAGGGTGCGAGACGGAGTTGGGAGAGAGGACAGAGACTGAGTTGGGCTTTTCTACAATTTAGGGTTTCTAAAATAAAACCCACAAATTTTCTACTTATACCAATTCCAAAACTGGAAACTAACTTCCTCTGACAGTAACTTTCTCATACGACATCTGTTTCACGTGTGACGCGTGTCTACGAACTCATATCGCCAAACTCTACAACTTTTATGAAGGAAGCTTTCGAAAATAACTTACTGATAAAAAAGTCAACTCTTGACCCTTTAAAACAATAAAGAAATCTCTCGAACACCTCCGCTCTTCCTTTGAACCTCAAAACACACTAACTTTTAACTCAAAAATTCCCAAATAATATTAGAAACTAATATCAAAATTCCGGGGTATTACATGGAATGTTTTGTTTAGAATCACTAGCAAAAGATGGTCTTGCATTCAATTTGGCTAGTGAACAAGCTTTGCAAAACGAGCGGTGAGCATTAGAGATAGCCATAGAGGCATTTGGAGTCTTGGCAATGGCCTTGGAGGCCGAGCCTATGGCAGGTGCATCATGCACGGCTGCATCACCTATTTCTGTGGAAGGAGGAGCTCCAACACGCTTCAGTGCTCGGAAAAATGGATGTCCATGTGAATTCTTGAGAATTCGGATCATCATGTCACGTCCGGGATGTCCCAAACGATCATGAAAGCTTGTATGAGTCAGAGTCTCAAAAGTTGCGAGTAACTACATAGGATTCGATGATCCTGATGGTTGTAAGATACAAACCGCTTGTTTGACTCATGAGCTTCTCTAAGATGCGTTTACGGCCGCAGTCATTAGAGGTGATAAACAAAAACTCTTGTCCATTCTCATTGAACATTTCCAGGTGAAATCCGTTGGCACGAATGTCCTTAAATGATAGCAAGGTTCGATTAGCCTTAGGCGCATAAAGCGCGTCAGTGACATGTGTCATTGTGCCATTTGGCAACAAGAACTGCGCATTGCCTCAGCCTTGAATTACAGGCGAGGAACCAATCATGGTTGTCACTGAGGATTTGTGAGGCAAAAAGTCCGTAAATAACAACCTATTCCTTAGAATAGTGTGGGTAGTCCCACTGTCAGCTAGACACTCAATTTCGCCACGAGACATCTACACAAATATGTGAAATTACTTAGTCTTGGATTAAGACAAGGCGAACACTCTGATTAAACATAGAGGGGTTAATCGGGAATTTAAACCAAATTGGAACCCGAATGAGTGCAATTACATGGCATGAAAATTAATTTCATGAAGTTACAGCAATTTGGCCGGCCAAGAGGCTCGGCAGTTGCACCAAAAAGGCGTTGGACGTGCGCTTACAACGTTGGCAGAAAGAAGAAGCCTGCTAGGAGCTCACAAGGGCTCGGCAGGGCGCAGCCTAGGGCCTGTCCACTCAAGGAGACATGCAGGGGCGCGGGAGTGCAAGGCCACGGGCAGGGGCGCGCGTGGCAGAGGCTTATCCGGGGCGCGGTTGAGTCTCAGCGACGCGCAACAGCACCCAACAGCGTGTAGGGGCGCGGGCGGTGCGCGGCAAAGCGCCTGGGCACGTACCCTTTGTTCCGGCAGGGCGCCACCCTCGCACCTTGAGGTGCGGCAAGGGTTCCTGGGCGCGCACTCTCTGGTGCGGCAGGGGTGCCTGGGCACGCACTCTAGGGTGCGGCAGGGGTGCTTGGGCGCGCACCCTCGGGTGTGGCAGGGGCCCTCTAGGGGCGCAGGCAGCTGCCCAACGCGCACAGCACACAACAGAGACGCTCAGGGGCGCCTTAGGGGCGCTGTGATAGTGCCAAAACACTGCAGTTTGCTGCCTTAGTGTTTTTTTTGCGGTTTTTCGCAATTTTTTGCATATGTTTTGCCATTCTTTATGCCATAACCAATTGTAAGACCACGAAAATATGTGGATTTAGTATATTTGCCATGTAATGAAGCTTATAGCTTTGTGCAATTTGAACCATTCATAAGGGAATAAATTCTCAATCCATTCAACACATTTGAACATAAAGGAGAGATTTTATTAATGCCAACTGAAAAATACATCAAAGGATGTCTAATTCCATAAAAACTGACTGAAAATTCGAAAATAACTATGGCTAAACATTTGCCAAACAGAAAATAGCAGAGAAAAAAGTCTAATCAAAAGAGTTCATCAAAATCCGCAGCATCCATGTGCGCATGACTAGCTCGCTTCTTAGCTTCGAAATCTGCTATGGTGAGATTGGTGGAAGGCTCAGCACCAATGTCATCTCCCCCAGTAAAGTTAGCTTCTTGAGCCAAGTACTGCTTGTGTCTTCTATAGGTATCAATAGCTTCTTTGCTAGCATGGCAATCATGATGCAAGTGAGCGATAGATCCGCACATATAGCATGGAGATCGCCTCTTCTGGTTCGAGTTAGATGGAGGATTTCGGCCTTGGCCGGATTTCTCACCTTGGAGGCCACGACCGCGGATATTGTTCCTAGGAGGGGGCGGAATTTCCGTCATCACGCCTCCAAGTGTTGCTGCGGTTGTTTCCATGCCGATTATTGCCATTACCGTGACCACGTGGCTGATTTTGCTCACGTTCATATGGTGCAGGTTTTTTGTTTCTTCTTTTCCTTGGAGCTTTACCTCTACTAGCTTGGTTGGACTCAAGAATCTTCTTAGTCCCAACCGGCCTTGCATTGTTATTGAGGATAATCTCCTGGTGCCGCTCTTTCTTTGCTAACATGCATATGAGGTTACTGAATGACGTAACGCAGTTCTGCTCATACTTAAGGCGATACTGATGGCTGCTCATTGATGACGAAAAAGTGTACAAAGTCTTCTCAATCAGATCTTTGTCAATCTTGTCAACGCCACAAAAGCTTATTTCTAGTTGGAGGTCTAACATAGCTTGGTTGTAATCCTCAACTTTAGCAAAATCCATTAGTCTAATGGATTCCCATCGAGCAGTCAACTCTGGAATGAGTACATCATGTATGTTGTAGAAGCGTTGCTTCAAGACATCCCATAGATCCTTGGGGTACGGTCTTCCCATTTCAGGTATTGTTTCTTTAGAGTGGGATGAATGTGGCGCCTCAGAAACATGAGGGCTTATGCCTTGGCCTCGTCACTTGCTTGAAGGCCATTCGGCGGCGGAAAGATGGTGGTTGTCAACCGCTTGCCGATGAACGTATTCGTCACATCGGACACCCATCGGTGATATTCCTTACCTCGGTTATCGAGGATCTCGAACTCGGGCCTGGATGGCTCAGTCATCTACAAAAGACAAGGGGATTGGAATTAGTGAACCAATGATGTGGTCATAAAATCGATGCAAATAAAAGCAGGTGACGCGTAATCGTAGTCACAATCGATTCTTCCCTTGTAGGCGACGCTCACAGCTGTCGTAGTGACGCGTAATCGCAGTCGCAAATATATGGTGACGCATATGTCGCAGTCACAAAGTGTAATAGAGGATGGGAACCCCAAAAAAACTCCCAAACCCTATTCCCCCCTACCCCCCCCCCCCCAAACCCCCCAATCCCATCATAGAGAGGGGATAGATGGAAAGGCTACTAAGCCCAAACTATAAACTGAAATTCGGAAAGCATTAACCTTAATTAAAAATTTACCTCTGATGAGTTTGAGTCGATTGCAGCCTTCGATTGAGGGTTGGGAACCTTTCTGCCTTTCCTTGGAAGACGAGCAATCTTGAAATCTTGAAATCTTTGGTTTCTAGAGACTGTCGAGAGGAGAAACAACTTTTCACCTATTTCTGCTTCGAGTTTGGAGCTGAAATTTTGACAAGAGGAGCACCACTGGAAGAGGAAGCTATACCCAAAAATCAAGTCGATCAGAGCACGGGAAGGCGGTGAACCGGTGGTTGTTGGCGGTGACGGTCTGGAAACTTCTGGTGGCCGGTTCAGGAACTTTTCGGCCGGTTCTCGGGGTGAGACCGGTGGGGTTGGAACCGGGACGTCGAGGGTTTTCTGTGGATATGAAATTCCAGCCATGGACAGAGGAAAATCCGGCCGGAAATCAGGAAAAACGAAATGGGCAGATTTGGGTTTCGGGAAAAGTTTGGGTTTTCAAAGGTTTTAGGGTTTTTTGGGATGGTTGGCCTATTATCTCTTGATTAGGGCACTAAGTCTGATAACGTGATGTAGAGTATGTAAATATGAGAGAAAAGGTCTACTCATGTCATTGATATCATAGCCTTTATATAGACATTACATAGAGAATCCCTGTAAATCAGGGTTTGATATCTAACAGATATTCTAGTCTAATAAAGAGAAGATTCGGTCAAGACACATCATCAAGGATAAGAATGTAAATTCCTTCAACAATAAGAATAATTTTGGTCAATATGCAAAAAAAATGAATTCAACTAGTCTAATTTACCGACCACTCAATTGTGGTGTAAATAATTAAACATCAACTAAAAATGTCTCAACAAAGCTTTTAGAAATTAAACCCATTTTAATATTCCGTTAAGAATGTCTGAAATTTTGAAACCCTAACAAAAAACTTTCTCCTTCACCTGAGGGTTGAAACTAATGCTTGCTTCAGGTTCAAGTTTATAAGTGCGCGATTTTAATCCCAAGGTCCTCCCTTCCCCAAGATCTGCCATGATTGAGATAGAGAACAAGACATTGACATCTTCTTCGACTTCTTCCACGCAGTGGGTAACATTTACTCTCTAAACATCCCCATAAAGGATCCACGGGTATAATCCTTAAGCAGTGATGATTTTTTCGAGGAGAAAGACCTTAGGCTGTCGAAGTTCCAAGCAGTGAGATTAGGACATGTTAATACTTAATTCCAAAACACACGACCTTAAAATCAACATGAATCTAGATTGTGGTAACAATAGACCAATTACCAAGCTCTTTATAAACACCGAAGTCAATGTCGACAATCATGACTGAGAGGTAACACACTATCTAAGTCGAAAGTTAAAACACCAAAACAATATTATTTACATTAACTTGAGATCAACCTATCCTAGACGTTGTTCTTTAGAAGTCAACAAATGTAAACCTATAATTATTTTATATAGTTATATTTTAATAAAAAAAAAAATGATGTTATTCACATATCCTATTTTGTTAGGGAGTGGATTCCACACACCAAGGTATTAGTGATGCGAAGATAGAATGATGACTGGAAACCCTCAATGTCTTTCTCTAGCCTTTTCATTTTTCATCCGATCAAATTAAGCGTTCAAAACTTCTTCGACTTCACGTCCTCACCTTCTGTGTTTGAAACACCTGGACTAGTTTTTTAGGTTTCAATTTTATTAACGGCAATTGCATAATACATGATAGTGTCATGTGGATGACTAGATTTAAAATGTTGAGACTACATATTAGGTGTTCGGATCACTTACCCCTATATGTATATAAGAATTTTCAAATTTGTTATTCACATACTTTATTTATTTTTCTATTAGTATAATTCAGTTTTATTTACAAATTACCATTTTCAATATGTTTCACGATTGACTCTCATCATGGAGGGTTTGTGTGATACATATGTCTAAGCAACCATATTCAACAGCTCTTAAACCAGGCATAAGCATCAGAC
The window above is part of the Fragaria vesca subsp. vesca linkage group LG2, FraVesHawaii_1.0, whole genome shotgun sequence genome. Proteins encoded here:
- the LOC101295107 gene encoding uncharacterized protein LOC101295107; its protein translation is MGRPYPKDLWDVLKQRFYNIHDVLIPELTARWESIRLMDFAKVEDYNQAMLDLQLEISFCGVDKIDKDLIEKTLYTFSSSMSSHQYRLKYEQNCVTSFSNLICMLAKKERHQEIILNNNARPVGTKKILESNQASRATLGGVMTEIPPPPRNNIRGRGLQGEKSGQGRNPPSNSNQKRRSPCYMCGSIAHLHHDCHASKEAIDTYRRHKQYLAQEANFTGGDDIGAEPSTNLTIADFEAKKRASHAHMDAADFDELF